In one window of Spodoptera frugiperda isolate SF20-4 chromosome 11, AGI-APGP_CSIRO_Sfru_2.0, whole genome shotgun sequence DNA:
- the LOC118274462 gene encoding dynein light chain 2, cytoplasmic isoform X1 produces MTGISASASVRITTKTPSQLVEEVRHIADKMCDRKAVIKNADMSEEMQQDAVDCATQALEKFNIEKDIAAFIKKEFDKKYNPTWHCIVGRNFGSYVTHETRHFIYFYLGQVAILLFKSG; encoded by the exons ATGACGGGCATTAGTGCTAGTGCTTCCGTTAGAATTACTACGAAAACACCGTCGCAGCTAGTGGAAGAGGTCAG ACACATAGCTGACAAGATGTGCGACCGCAAGGCGGTGATCAAAAATGCTGATATGAGCGAAGAGATGCAGCAGGATGCTGTGGACTGTGCAACGCAGGCGTTAGAGAAGTTCAACATTGAGAAG GACATCGCAGCTTTCATCAAGAAGGAGTTTGACAAGAAGTACAACCCGACGTGGCACTGCATCGTGGGACGCAACTTTGGCTCGTACGTGACGCATGAGACGCGCCACTTCATCTACTTCTACCTGGGCCAAGTGGCCATCTTGCTGTTCAAGAGCGGCTAG
- the LOC118274461 gene encoding serine/arginine-rich splicing factor 1A, translated as MSGGSSSNRNECRIYVGNLPPDIRTKDIQDLFYKFGKVTFVDLKNRKGPPFAFVEFEDPRDADDAVRARDGYDYDGYRLRVEFPRGGGGGGGRGGRGGPERFGARTATRGPPARRSEHRVLVTGLPPSGSWQDLKDHMREAGDVCFADTFKDGTGVVEFLRHEDMKYAVKKLDDSRFRSHEGEVSYIRVKEDYGGGGGGGADRYSGDRDRSRSYSPRRRGSPTYSPVRRSYSRSRSRSRSHNY; from the exons ATGTCTGGTGGAAGCAGCAGCAACCGAAATGAGTGCAGAATATATGTCGGCAATCTCCCTCCCGACATAAGGACAAAGGACATTCAAGATCTATTTTACAAATTCGGCAAAGTTACATTTGTGGATTTGAAGAACAGAAAAGGACCACCATTCGCATTTGTAGAATTTGAAGATCCCAG AGATGCAGATGATGCAGTCCGTGCTCGTGACGGTTATGATTATGATGGATACCGCCTACGCGTAGAGTTCCCACGCGGTGGAGGCGGTGGCGGTGGCCGGGGAGGACGTGGTGGCCCTGAGCGCTTCGGAGCACGCACGGCAACGAGAGGGCCGCCTGCTCGTCGCTCTGAACATCGCGTACTTGTCACCGGACTTCCTCCATCAGGATCCTGGCAGGATCTGAAGGACCACATGAGAGAAGCTGGTGATGTCTGTTTCGCTGACACCTTTAAAGATGGCACCGGTGTGGTCGAGTTCTTGCGTCATGAAGACATGAAGTATGCTGTCAAGAAGCTGGATGATTCTAGATTCAGGAGTCACGAG gGCGAGGTATCGTATATCCGCGTCAAGGAGGACTAcggtggtggcggcggcggtggcgctGACCGTTACAGTGGGGACCGAGATAG GTCCCGGTCGTACTCCCCGCGGCGGCGCGGGTCCCCGACGTACTCGCCGGTGCGGCGCAGCTACTCGCGCTCCCGCAGCCGCAGCCGCAGCCACAACTACTGA
- the LOC118274462 gene encoding dynein light chain 2, cytoplasmic isoform X2: MCDRKAVIKNADMSEEMQQDAVDCATQALEKFNIEKDIAAFIKKEFDKKYNPTWHCIVGRNFGSYVTHETRHFIYFYLGQVAILLFKSG, from the exons ATGTGCGACCGCAAGGCGGTGATCAAAAATGCTGATATGAGCGAAGAGATGCAGCAGGATGCTGTGGACTGTGCAACGCAGGCGTTAGAGAAGTTCAACATTGAGAAG GACATCGCAGCTTTCATCAAGAAGGAGTTTGACAAGAAGTACAACCCGACGTGGCACTGCATCGTGGGACGCAACTTTGGCTCGTACGTGACGCATGAGACGCGCCACTTCATCTACTTCTACCTGGGCCAAGTGGCCATCTTGCTGTTCAAGAGCGGCTAG